Proteins co-encoded in one Rudaeicoccus suwonensis genomic window:
- a CDS encoding M18 family aminopeptidase yields MTVTSATVTSAGQGLIDYLGASPTPFHAVAETGRQLGDAGFVALDERAQWPTERGRYFVIRGGSLIAWSTESSDGPTSRMRIVGAHTDSPNFRIKPQPDLTRAGWQLLGVESYGGIIAPSWLDRDLGVAGRVTVRDGDGGAKERLFRIDEAILRISRLAIHLDRSARDGEQFNAQQHLAPHWGIGDTCSDFRAYLASVLGIEAGDVLAWDAMTFDLQPAAFIGRDRELIAGARMDNLATSYAGTRAIIAAAEEGPAVPTTQVLALFDHEEIGSMSERGAFSSFLTTVLERITTSLGGTREDMHRALAASVVASGDMAHATHPNYADRHEPQHQIAMNGGPVLKVNTNLRYATDSVGAAAFSLACEQADVPVQTFVVRSDLPCGSTVGPMTSALTGVTTVDFGAPTLSMHSVRELVGTQDQQMYAAALTAFLSPA; encoded by the coding sequence GGCAAGGGCTCATCGACTACCTCGGTGCCAGCCCGACGCCGTTCCATGCGGTCGCAGAAACCGGCCGGCAGTTGGGCGATGCCGGATTCGTTGCTCTCGACGAGCGCGCGCAATGGCCGACCGAGCGCGGACGATACTTCGTCATACGTGGCGGGTCGTTGATCGCCTGGTCGACGGAGTCCTCCGACGGTCCGACGAGCCGGATGCGGATCGTCGGGGCGCACACCGACTCGCCCAACTTCCGGATCAAGCCGCAGCCGGATCTGACTCGCGCGGGCTGGCAACTGCTCGGCGTCGAGTCGTATGGCGGGATCATCGCGCCCAGTTGGCTGGACCGAGACCTTGGTGTCGCCGGCCGCGTGACGGTGCGTGACGGTGACGGTGGCGCGAAGGAGCGCCTGTTCCGCATCGACGAGGCCATCCTGCGGATCTCGCGGCTCGCCATACATCTGGATCGGTCGGCCCGAGACGGCGAGCAGTTCAACGCACAGCAGCACCTTGCCCCGCACTGGGGCATCGGAGACACCTGCAGCGATTTCCGCGCGTATCTCGCGTCGGTGCTCGGCATCGAGGCGGGCGACGTTCTGGCGTGGGATGCGATGACCTTCGATCTGCAGCCGGCGGCCTTCATCGGTCGCGATCGTGAGCTGATCGCAGGTGCCCGGATGGACAATCTCGCGACGTCGTATGCCGGCACGAGGGCGATCATCGCCGCAGCGGAGGAGGGCCCGGCCGTTCCGACGACGCAGGTCCTGGCGCTCTTTGACCACGAGGAGATCGGCTCGATGTCGGAGCGGGGAGCATTCTCGTCGTTCCTGACCACGGTGCTCGAGCGCATCACCACCTCGCTGGGCGGCACCCGCGAGGACATGCACCGGGCGTTGGCCGCGAGCGTGGTCGCCAGCGGCGACATGGCGCACGCGACGCATCCCAACTATGCCGACCGTCACGAGCCGCAGCATCAGATCGCGATGAACGGCGGGCCGGTGCTGAAGGTCAACACCAACTTGCGGTATGCCACGGATTCTGTTGGTGCAGCAGCATTTTCGCTGGCCTGCGAGCAGGCTGACGTGCCTGTCCAGACGTTCGTCGTGCGATCAGATCTGCCGTGCGGGTCGACCGTTGGCCCGATGACGTCTGCGCTGACCGGTGTGACGACGGTGGACTTCGGTGCTCCTACCTTGTCGATGCACTCCGTGCGGGAACTCGTCGGCACGCAGGACCAACAGATGTATGCCGCAGCTCTCACGGCCTTCCTCTCCCCCGCCTGA
- a CDS encoding DUF559 domain-containing protein — protein sequence MTRPRATLPSELGDSFTFAEATRLGVTPGQLRVPALLAPTRGVRIATPDPDLITRARAYTLVLPSPAAFSHRTAATLLGLPMPHTDDELLDVTVPSGRRVRRVGVRSHQGFRNILVANGIRVTSHIDTWLDLAAALSLRDLVILGDAIVGQDKLQLQRLRGRAINAKRMRGAVVARRAAGLVRCGVLSPQETLWRLRMLEYGLPEPLLTVAVHDREGNWLGIGDFVWLKQKLIAEYDGEYHFTHEQRRADQLRRRRMRHAGWNVIELNSADNYAPRAALEALRVALNV from the coding sequence ATGACCAGACCACGCGCCACCCTGCCGTCCGAGCTCGGTGACAGTTTCACCTTCGCCGAGGCCACGCGCCTCGGCGTGACGCCAGGGCAGCTGCGAGTGCCCGCCCTGCTCGCGCCGACACGAGGCGTGCGCATCGCCACACCAGACCCGGACCTGATCACTCGTGCACGCGCGTACACCCTGGTGCTCCCATCGCCAGCCGCATTCAGCCATCGCACTGCTGCGACACTGCTCGGATTGCCGATGCCGCACACGGACGACGAACTGCTGGATGTCACTGTGCCGAGCGGACGTCGTGTCAGACGCGTCGGTGTGCGTTCGCATCAGGGATTTCGAAATATATTGGTGGCCAACGGGATTCGTGTCACAAGCCACATCGACACGTGGCTTGATCTGGCGGCCGCGCTGTCGCTGCGTGACCTGGTGATCCTCGGCGACGCCATCGTTGGTCAGGACAAGCTGCAGTTGCAGCGACTGCGCGGGCGAGCGATCAACGCCAAAAGGATGCGCGGTGCGGTAGTCGCGAGACGGGCTGCGGGCCTCGTGCGTTGCGGGGTGCTGTCGCCGCAGGAGACGCTGTGGCGATTGCGGATGCTCGAGTACGGCCTGCCGGAGCCGCTCCTCACCGTCGCCGTCCACGACCGCGAGGGCAATTGGCTCGGAATCGGCGACTTCGTGTGGCTGAAGCAAAAGCTCATTGCCGAGTATGACGGGGAGTATCACTTCACGCACGAACAGCGCCGGGCCGACCAACTGCGGCGTCGACGGATGCGGCATGCCGGCTGGAACGTGATCGAGTTGAACAGCGCTGACAACTACGCACCGCGCGCCGCCCTTGAAGCACTGCGCGTGGCGCTCAACGTCTGA
- a CDS encoding RelA/SpoT family protein, translating into MSQDERVGSAASQASRVRARLVRFGAPRPSGNRELEPLLGIVRATHPKADTSVIERAYAVAEKAHRGQMRKSGDPYITHPLAVATILAELGMTPATLAAALLHDTVEDTPYSLTQLRDEFGEEIAMLVDGVTKLDKVTYGDAAQAETVRKMVIAMARDIRVLVIKLADRLHNARTWRYVSEESAQRKATETLEIYAPLAHRLGMNTIKWELEDLSFATLYPKVYDEIARLVADRAPAREEYLRTVQDQVTADLRAAKIKATVTSRPKHYYSVYQKMIVRGRDFEDIYDLVAVRVLVESVRDCYAVLGTLHTRWSPLPGRFKDYIAMPKFNMYQSLHTTVIGPEGKPVEIQIRTFAMHRRAEYGVAAHWKYKEDAKKAPGAGEGPDKTGPVNDMTWLRQLLDWQRETADPGEFLESLRFDVGSREVYVFTPKGSVIGLPAGSTPVDFAYAVHTEVGHHTIGGRVNGRLVPLESTLENGDVVEILTSKADGAGPSRDWLGFVKSPRARNKIRQWFSKERREEAIENGKDSLARTIRKQGLGIQRLMSHDSLTGVAEQLKYADIDALYAAVGDGHVSPEHVVKQLVSSLGGEEGTTEDLAEATNPVGRNRRASAADPGVTVVGTDDVWVKLARCCTPVPGDDIIGFVTTGKGVSVHRRDCTNAEQLLSQPERLLNVAWAPSAASVFLVQLQVEALDRNRLLSDVTRVLSDQHVNILSASVQTTRNRVAMSKFTFEMGDPSHLDHVIKAVRKIDGVFDVYRITGTGHRREEAAHQA; encoded by the coding sequence ATGAGTCAGGACGAACGCGTCGGCAGCGCAGCTTCACAGGCGTCCCGCGTCCGTGCCCGGCTCGTGCGTTTCGGGGCTCCCCGCCCCAGTGGCAATCGCGAACTCGAGCCGCTGCTGGGCATCGTTCGCGCCACGCACCCCAAGGCCGACACCAGCGTCATCGAACGTGCGTACGCCGTCGCCGAGAAGGCGCACCGCGGCCAGATGCGCAAGAGCGGCGATCCTTACATCACGCACCCGCTGGCAGTCGCGACGATCCTCGCCGAGCTCGGTATGACGCCCGCCACCCTCGCGGCGGCGCTGCTGCACGACACCGTCGAAGACACTCCGTACAGCCTCACGCAGTTGCGCGACGAGTTCGGCGAGGAGATCGCCATGCTCGTCGACGGCGTCACCAAGCTGGACAAGGTGACGTATGGCGATGCCGCCCAGGCCGAAACTGTTCGCAAAATGGTCATCGCGATGGCCCGCGACATACGTGTGCTGGTGATCAAACTCGCCGACCGGCTGCACAACGCGCGCACGTGGCGGTACGTCTCGGAGGAATCCGCCCAGCGCAAGGCCACCGAGACCCTCGAGATCTACGCTCCGCTGGCGCACCGGCTCGGCATGAACACCATCAAGTGGGAGCTGGAGGACCTGTCGTTCGCGACGCTCTATCCCAAGGTGTATGACGAGATCGCACGCCTCGTGGCCGATCGGGCACCCGCACGTGAAGAGTACCTACGCACGGTGCAGGACCAGGTCACCGCCGATCTGCGCGCCGCCAAGATCAAGGCGACGGTCACGTCACGGCCCAAGCACTACTACTCCGTCTACCAGAAGATGATCGTCCGCGGCCGCGACTTCGAGGACATCTACGACCTGGTTGCGGTGCGCGTGCTGGTCGAGTCCGTCCGCGACTGTTACGCCGTGCTCGGCACCTTGCACACGAGGTGGAGTCCGCTGCCGGGTCGGTTCAAGGACTACATCGCGATGCCGAAGTTCAACATGTACCAGTCGTTGCACACGACGGTCATCGGCCCCGAGGGCAAGCCGGTCGAGATCCAGATCCGCACCTTCGCGATGCACCGCCGGGCTGAGTACGGGGTGGCGGCCCACTGGAAGTACAAGGAGGACGCCAAGAAGGCTCCCGGGGCGGGAGAGGGGCCCGACAAGACCGGTCCGGTCAACGACATGACGTGGCTGCGGCAGTTGCTCGACTGGCAACGGGAGACGGCAGACCCGGGGGAGTTCCTGGAGTCGCTGCGCTTCGACGTCGGCTCGCGCGAGGTCTACGTCTTCACGCCCAAGGGCTCGGTCATCGGTCTGCCTGCGGGATCGACCCCGGTGGATTTCGCGTATGCCGTGCACACCGAGGTCGGTCATCACACGATCGGCGGTCGCGTCAACGGGCGCTTGGTGCCATTGGAGAGCACCCTCGAGAACGGCGACGTCGTCGAGATCCTGACCTCCAAGGCTGACGGTGCTGGGCCGTCACGCGACTGGCTCGGCTTCGTCAAGAGTCCGCGGGCGCGCAACAAGATCCGGCAGTGGTTCTCCAAGGAGCGTCGAGAGGAGGCAATCGAGAACGGCAAGGATTCTCTCGCGCGCACGATCCGCAAACAGGGGCTGGGCATCCAGCGGCTGATGTCACACGACTCGCTCACCGGTGTCGCCGAGCAACTCAAGTATGCCGACATCGACGCCCTGTATGCCGCTGTCGGTGACGGGCACGTGTCTCCGGAACACGTTGTCAAGCAACTGGTTTCGTCCCTCGGAGGCGAGGAGGGCACGACAGAGGATCTCGCTGAGGCGACCAACCCGGTCGGTCGTAACCGGCGTGCTTCCGCCGCAGATCCGGGTGTCACCGTGGTCGGCACCGATGACGTGTGGGTGAAACTCGCGCGATGCTGCACGCCCGTGCCGGGCGACGACATCATCGGGTTCGTGACGACCGGCAAGGGCGTGTCCGTGCACCGGCGTGACTGCACCAATGCCGAGCAGTTGCTGTCGCAACCGGAACGACTGCTCAATGTTGCGTGGGCGCCATCGGCCGCGTCGGTCTTCCTCGTGCAACTGCAGGTCGAGGCGCTCGACCGTAACCGTCTGTTGTCCGATGTGACGCGGGTGCTGTCCGACCAGCACGTCAACATCCTGTCCGCATCGGTGCAGACGACCCGCAATCGCGTCGCGATGTCGAAGTTCACCTTCGAGATGGGCGACCCCAGCCACCTCGATCACGTCATCAAGGCGGTGCGCAAGATCGACGGCGTCTTCGACGTCTACCGCATCACCGGCACCGGTCACCGCCGCGAGGAGGCCGCACACCAGGCATGA
- a CDS encoding adenine phosphoribosyltransferase, whose protein sequence is MTVAETLAAHTAEVPDFPKAGVLFKDFNPLFAAPAAFAEVLEDIAGRWRGQVDVVAGVEARGFILGAPLAQRMDIGFVPIRKVGKLPGETVSCEYDLEYGSAVVEVAADAFADAHRVLLVDDVLATGGTAAAACELIERAGGRIAGIEMLLELRFLAGRDKLDGYVVNAIQVD, encoded by the coding sequence ATGACCGTTGCAGAGACACTGGCGGCCCACACAGCTGAGGTGCCCGACTTCCCCAAAGCGGGGGTGCTGTTCAAGGACTTCAACCCGTTGTTCGCGGCTCCCGCGGCTTTTGCGGAGGTGCTGGAGGACATCGCCGGCCGGTGGCGGGGCCAGGTCGACGTCGTCGCCGGCGTCGAAGCGCGCGGTTTCATCCTCGGCGCTCCGCTGGCCCAGCGGATGGACATCGGTTTCGTGCCGATCCGCAAGGTCGGCAAATTGCCGGGTGAGACCGTGTCCTGCGAATACGACCTCGAGTACGGCAGCGCCGTGGTCGAGGTCGCAGCCGACGCTTTCGCCGACGCACATCGCGTCCTGCTCGTGGACGACGTGCTGGCCACCGGCGGCACGGCTGCCGCCGCCTGCGAGCTGATCGAGCGTGCCGGAGGCCGGATCGCAGGGATCGAGATGCTGCTCGAACTGCGTTTCCTTGCCGGTCGCGACAAGCTCGACGGGTACGTCGTCAACGCCATACAGGTGGACTGA
- the secF gene encoding protein translocase subunit SecF, which yields MASFAQFGNDLYTGRRQINFIGRRRTWYTLTAILLVIAAVGLFGRGLNFSLDFKGGSQVSVSGVKDTANFDSRARSAVQKAVGDSANLVITKVGSDTISVESKKLGNGSSADTDKVANALATTFNASPKSVNTEFIGPSWGSSVTHKAIQALIVFLALLSALLAIYFRTWKMAAAALVALVHDLFFTVGIYALTGIEISPATMIGFLTILGYSIYDTVVVFDKVRENTDEAIKKGNRSYGQAANYAVNQTLVRSINTSVVALLPITAILVVGVLFLGPGTLLDLALALFFGIAVGTYSSIFIATPLLVTLRGREPQMQELAKRAKAFQTSQHAVLATSGAEVDTPGETVSGVVEPERAKAAASAMATKVRKREIHPLAKRDDS from the coding sequence ATGGCCAGTTTCGCGCAGTTCGGTAACGACTTGTACACCGGTCGCCGACAGATCAACTTCATCGGTCGCCGACGCACGTGGTACACCCTGACCGCCATACTTTTGGTGATCGCGGCAGTCGGTCTGTTCGGTCGTGGCCTGAACTTCAGCCTCGACTTCAAGGGCGGATCCCAGGTCTCTGTGTCCGGTGTGAAAGACACTGCGAACTTCGACTCACGGGCGCGTTCGGCCGTGCAGAAGGCCGTCGGCGACAGCGCCAACCTGGTCATCACCAAGGTCGGCAGCGACACGATCAGCGTCGAGTCCAAGAAGTTGGGCAACGGTAGTTCGGCCGACACAGACAAGGTCGCCAACGCCCTGGCAACGACCTTCAACGCCAGCCCGAAGTCGGTCAACACCGAGTTCATCGGACCTTCCTGGGGATCCAGCGTCACCCACAAGGCGATCCAGGCGCTGATCGTCTTCCTTGCCCTGCTCAGTGCGCTGCTGGCGATCTACTTCCGCACGTGGAAGATGGCTGCTGCCGCGCTGGTGGCCCTGGTCCACGACCTGTTCTTCACCGTCGGTATCTACGCCCTCACCGGCATCGAGATCTCGCCGGCGACCATGATCGGATTCCTGACGATCCTCGGATACTCGATCTACGACACCGTCGTCGTCTTCGACAAGGTCAGAGAGAACACCGACGAGGCGATTAAGAAGGGCAATCGCAGCTACGGTCAGGCCGCCAACTACGCGGTCAACCAGACGCTGGTGCGGTCAATCAACACCTCGGTGGTGGCGCTGCTGCCGATCACCGCGATCCTCGTGGTTGGTGTTCTGTTCCTTGGACCCGGCACGCTGCTCGACCTCGCGCTGGCGTTGTTCTTCGGTATCGCCGTCGGCACCTACTCCTCGATCTTCATCGCCACCCCGCTGTTGGTCACCTTGCGCGGCCGTGAGCCGCAGATGCAGGAACTCGCCAAGCGCGCGAAGGCATTCCAGACCAGCCAGCACGCGGTGCTGGCCACCTCGGGCGCCGAGGTCGACACGCCCGGCGAGACCGTCTCGGGTGTGGTGGAGCCGGAGCGCGCCAAGGCAGCCGCGTCTGCGATGGCGACCAAGGTCCGCAAACGGGAGATCCACCCGCTCGCCAAGCGCGACGACTCCTGA
- the secD gene encoding protein translocase subunit SecD — MATRSRRATAGKPRRILITLLVLIIALYVAIAGTTAWGSPKGKWVPQLGLDLEGGRQITLQPIVGKGETVSSGQLDQAVDIIRNRVNGNGVTEAQVTTAGSGNNGLIVVSLPGDPSQATLNALAQSSQLAFRAVIEEQAVTPAAATPTPSSSSSASPSASGSASPSASSSASPSAKASASASPTPSSTSSSAKGANDVIPQAFKAASSSPSPTSTASSTKAAASGSSADPSASASATPSATPSPQRTLQGLTAPAATPTSPSDTTWASQPVDNIWVVNGLATAGETYAQLYSAYPCTDTATQSAEQWRQIAAQAPLSQPDVMCDATGTTKYLMGPSEVNGKEVTNATYGQTTNQAGNLTGTVAVNLTFDSKGASAFSKVTERLMGFEQGSAQNAFAITIDGTVISAPQTQSAITNGTAQITGNFTESSARTLANQLKYGALPFSFKELTSEQVSPQVGSDQLQKALLAGLAGLVLVVLYSMAQYRVLGLVTVASLGVAAILSYGAVTLLGFTSGFRLTMAGVAGLIVAIGITADSFIVYFERVRDEVRSGRPLRAAVETGWLRARRTIIISDAVNFLASAVLYILSEDNVKAFAFTLGLSTVIDIVVVMMFTHPTLTLLARTKFFGGGHKWSGFDPDRLGAGGVTYAGRGRVTIADRKAGAESASTTSAVTEGGHA; from the coding sequence GTGGCAACCCGCTCCCGTAGGGCGACGGCTGGCAAGCCGCGCCGCATCCTCATCACCTTGCTGGTGCTGATCATCGCGTTGTATGTCGCGATCGCCGGCACCACGGCCTGGGGGTCTCCGAAAGGCAAATGGGTGCCCCAGCTCGGCCTCGACCTCGAGGGCGGCCGCCAGATCACGCTGCAGCCCATCGTTGGTAAAGGTGAGACGGTCAGCTCCGGTCAGCTCGACCAGGCCGTCGACATCATCCGCAACCGCGTCAACGGCAATGGTGTGACTGAGGCGCAGGTGACGACCGCCGGTAGTGGCAACAACGGCCTCATCGTCGTGTCGCTGCCGGGTGACCCGAGCCAGGCGACGCTCAACGCGTTGGCGCAGTCATCGCAGCTGGCCTTCCGCGCGGTCATCGAGGAGCAGGCGGTCACCCCCGCTGCCGCCACGCCCACTCCGTCCAGCAGTTCCTCGGCGAGCCCGAGCGCTTCGGGCAGTGCGTCCCCGAGCGCCTCGTCGTCAGCATCACCGTCGGCCAAGGCCTCGGCCTCTGCGTCGCCCACACCGTCGTCGACCTCCAGCAGTGCCAAGGGCGCGAACGACGTCATACCGCAGGCGTTCAAGGCCGCTTCCAGTTCTCCGTCACCGACGTCGACGGCCAGTTCGACCAAGGCTGCGGCATCAGGCTCGTCGGCCGATCCCTCTGCGAGTGCCTCGGCCACCCCGTCGGCGACTCCATCCCCGCAGCGCACCTTGCAGGGGCTGACGGCACCGGCCGCGACGCCGACCAGCCCCAGTGACACCACGTGGGCCAGTCAGCCGGTGGACAACATCTGGGTCGTGAACGGCCTGGCGACCGCGGGTGAGACGTACGCGCAGTTGTACTCCGCGTATCCGTGCACCGATACCGCCACGCAGTCCGCCGAGCAGTGGCGGCAGATCGCCGCACAGGCGCCGCTGTCGCAGCCGGACGTCATGTGTGACGCCACCGGCACCACGAAGTACCTCATGGGTCCCTCGGAGGTGAACGGCAAGGAGGTCACCAATGCGACCTACGGTCAGACGACCAACCAGGCCGGCAACCTCACCGGCACCGTGGCGGTCAACCTCACCTTCGACAGCAAGGGCGCCTCGGCCTTCTCCAAGGTGACCGAGCGGCTGATGGGATTCGAGCAGGGATCGGCGCAGAACGCCTTCGCCATCACCATCGACGGCACCGTCATCTCGGCACCGCAGACGCAGTCGGCGATCACCAACGGCACAGCGCAGATCACCGGCAACTTCACCGAGTCCTCCGCCCGGACACTCGCGAACCAGTTGAAGTACGGCGCGCTGCCGTTCTCGTTCAAGGAGCTCACCTCAGAGCAGGTCAGCCCGCAGGTGGGCAGCGACCAGTTGCAGAAGGCACTGCTCGCCGGGTTGGCCGGGCTGGTGCTCGTGGTGTTGTACTCCATGGCGCAGTACCGCGTCCTCGGCCTGGTGACTGTCGCGTCGCTGGGTGTGGCCGCCATCCTGAGCTACGGCGCGGTCACGCTGCTCGGTTTCACCAGCGGCTTCCGTCTGACGATGGCCGGCGTCGCCGGGTTGATCGTGGCGATCGGTATCACCGCGGACAGCTTCATCGTCTACTTCGAACGCGTCAGAGACGAGGTCAGATCTGGGCGTCCGCTCCGGGCGGCCGTCGAGACCGGCTGGCTGCGGGCGCGGCGCACGATCATCATCTCCGACGCGGTCAACTTCCTGGCCTCGGCGGTGCTCTACATCCTCAGTGAGGACAACGTGAAGGCCTTCGCATTTACGCTGGGTCTGTCGACGGTCATCGACATTGTCGTCGTGATGATGTTCACCCACCCGACGCTCACCCTGCTGGCGCGCACCAAGTTCTTCGGTGGCGGCCACAAGTGGTCCGGATTCGATCCTGACCGGCTCGGCGCAGGCGGGGTCACGTATGCCGGTCGTGGCCGCGTGACGATCGCCGACCGCAAGGCCGGAGCGGAGTCCGCCTCCACCACGTCCGCAGTCACCGAGGGAGGCCACGCCTGA
- the yajC gene encoding preprotein translocase subunit YajC, producing MLALAQNSSAHHSGSNWGTLLLPVMILLVVFMFWSQRRRQKQTRVAQSQLQVGDEVSTTSGLFGRLVSLDDAVGTLEVAPGVQLRFDRRAIVARSQVDATRDSGPADQAAQIPASANVDLTKTDDPQTKAE from the coding sequence ATGCTTGCACTGGCGCAGAACTCCAGCGCGCACCACTCCGGTTCGAATTGGGGCACTTTGCTGCTTCCGGTGATGATCCTTCTTGTCGTTTTCATGTTCTGGTCTCAGCGGAGGCGGCAGAAGCAGACGCGCGTCGCGCAGAGCCAGTTGCAGGTGGGTGACGAGGTGAGCACGACTTCCGGGCTTTTCGGACGCCTGGTCTCGCTCGACGATGCCGTCGGCACTCTCGAGGTCGCGCCGGGTGTGCAACTGCGCTTCGACCGTCGGGCGATCGTCGCCCGCAGCCAAGTCGATGCGACTCGTGATTCCGGCCCGGCCGACCAGGCTGCGCAGATCCCTGCATCGGCGAATGTCGATCTGACCAAGACCGACGACCCCCAGACGAAGGCTGAATAG
- the ruvB gene encoding Holliday junction branch migration DNA helicase RuvB, translating into MTDDYDDSSYDATARIVDPGGDTEDRRFEAALRPRKLADFPGQPRVRDQLSLVLEAAKRRAAPPDHVLLSGPPGLGKTSLAMIIAAELEQPIRITSGPAIQHAGDLAAVLSSLAEGEVLFLDEIHRMARPAEEMLYLAMEDFRVDIIVGKGPGATAIPLELPPFTVVGATTRAGLLPAPLRDRFGFTGHLDFYTPEDLAQILTRNATLLGIDATEQGIEEIAGRSRGTPRIANRLLRRVRDYAQVHGSGILDQGAARAALSLFDVDDRGLDRLDRAVLEALCRRFGGGPVGLSTLAVAVGEESDTVETVAEPYLVREGYLVRTPRGRAASPLAWQHLGLTPPVNAVAGAEQLPLEDGGGRFGG; encoded by the coding sequence GTGACCGACGACTACGACGACAGCTCGTATGACGCGACCGCGCGCATCGTGGATCCCGGCGGTGACACCGAGGACCGCCGTTTCGAGGCGGCGCTGCGACCGCGCAAGCTCGCCGACTTCCCGGGGCAGCCACGCGTCCGGGACCAGCTGAGCCTGGTGCTCGAGGCCGCGAAGCGGCGGGCGGCCCCACCCGATCACGTGCTGCTGTCCGGGCCTCCTGGCCTCGGCAAGACCTCGCTGGCGATGATCATCGCCGCCGAACTCGAGCAACCGATCCGCATCACCAGTGGCCCCGCCATACAGCACGCCGGAGACCTCGCCGCCGTGCTGTCGTCGCTGGCTGAGGGGGAGGTGCTCTTCCTCGACGAGATCCACCGAATGGCGCGCCCGGCGGAGGAGATGCTCTATCTGGCGATGGAGGACTTCCGCGTCGACATCATCGTCGGCAAGGGTCCAGGGGCGACCGCCATACCTCTCGAACTCCCACCGTTCACTGTTGTGGGCGCAACGACACGAGCCGGGCTGCTGCCGGCGCCGCTGCGCGACCGGTTCGGTTTCACCGGGCACCTCGACTTCTACACGCCCGAAGATCTCGCGCAGATCCTGACGCGCAACGCAACCCTGCTGGGCATCGACGCGACAGAGCAGGGCATCGAAGAAATCGCCGGTCGATCGCGCGGCACCCCCCGTATCGCCAACCGCCTGCTGCGCCGCGTGCGTGACTACGCCCAGGTGCACGGCTCCGGGATTCTCGACCAGGGAGCCGCGCGTGCGGCGCTGTCGCTGTTCGATGTCGACGACCGCGGCCTCGACCGGCTGGACCGCGCTGTGCTTGAAGCATTGTGTCGACGCTTCGGCGGCGGCCCGGTGGGCCTGTCGACGCTGGCGGTCGCGGTGGGGGAGGAATCAGACACCGTCGAGACCGTCGCTGAGCCGTACCTCGTGCGTGAGGGCTATCTCGTACGGACTCCGCGGGGGCGGGCCGCGTCACCGTTGGCATGGCAGCACCTGGGCCTCACGCCGCCGGTGAATGCGGTCGCAGGCGCCGAGCAGCTTCCGCTGGAGGACGGCGGTGGCAGGTTCGGCGGCTGA
- the ruvA gene encoding Holliday junction branch migration protein RuvA has product MIAGLTGTVAAVGLDHVVVEVGGVGLLVHVTPGTAAAQRSGQAASLATTLIVREDALTLYGFGTPDERDLFELVQTVSGVGPRIALAMLAVGTPDQLRGAIAGGDIAALVKTPGIGKKGAERIVLELKDKVGPVVPSPSTGSAATAVAGHHTQVSEALVGLGWSVKQADDAVAAVVEAQPEVSDVSILLRAALRELGR; this is encoded by the coding sequence ATGATCGCCGGCCTCACCGGCACGGTCGCCGCTGTCGGGCTCGACCATGTCGTGGTCGAGGTCGGCGGAGTCGGGTTGCTGGTGCACGTCACCCCCGGCACGGCGGCGGCGCAGCGATCAGGCCAGGCGGCCAGCCTGGCGACCACGTTGATCGTGCGCGAGGACGCGCTGACGTTGTACGGCTTCGGCACGCCGGATGAGCGCGACCTCTTCGAACTCGTGCAGACCGTCAGCGGTGTCGGCCCCCGGATCGCGCTGGCGATGCTGGCTGTCGGCACCCCGGATCAGCTGCGAGGCGCGATTGCCGGCGGCGACATCGCCGCACTGGTCAAGACCCCGGGCATCGGCAAGAAGGGCGCCGAGCGCATCGTGCTCGAGCTCAAGGACAAGGTCGGTCCGGTCGTGCCGTCGCCGTCCACCGGCTCCGCTGCTACCGCCGTCGCCGGTCATCACACGCAGGTCAGCGAGGCTCTGGTGGGGCTGGGTTGGTCGGTCAAACAGGCCGACGACGCCGTGGCTGCGGTGGTCGAGGCGCAGCCCGAGGTGAGCGACGTGTCGATCCTGCTCCGCGCAGCACTGCGGGAGCTCGGCCGATGA